The following proteins are co-located in the Streptobacillus canis genome:
- a CDS encoding NADP-dependent glyceraldehyde-3-phosphate dehydrogenase has product MVLQMEINVLSPVDGSLLGSIKKMSQDDVNDIYLKARKSFKSWKELSTAKRAEYMHKAADELEKAKVKIATLLAKEISKPYKDALTEVERTVGLIKYSAEEGMRIFGEVFEGGNYDEGSKNKIAIARREPMGVVLAISPFNYPVNLAASKIVPALIAGNTVVFKPASQGVLSGIELVKCFENAGLPEDVLQVVTGKGSEIGDYLNTHKEIDFINFTGSTPIGERIGIQAKMKPILLELGGKDAAIVLEDADLDKAAKDIVAGAFSYSGQRCTAIKRVLVMEEIADTLVEKIKEKVLNLKVGNPFEDVEITPLIDEKSAIFVEKLINDAIEKGAKPLTSIKRESNLIYPALLDNVTVEMDIAWEEPFGPVLPIIRVKSEEEALEIANRSEYGLQSSIFTKNIDKALKFANELEVGTVHINNKTQRGPDNFPFLGIKNSGAGVQGIRYSILSMTKVKTIVLDI; this is encoded by the coding sequence ATGGTATTACAAATGGAAATTAATGTATTATCTCCAGTAGATGGTAGTCTACTTGGAAGTATAAAAAAAATGAGTCAAGATGATGTTAATGATATATATTTAAAAGCACGTAAATCATTTAAATCTTGGAAAGAATTATCAACTGCAAAGAGAGCAGAATATATGCATAAAGCAGCTGATGAATTAGAAAAAGCAAAAGTTAAAATAGCTACTTTATTAGCAAAAGAGATTTCAAAACCATATAAAGATGCTCTAACAGAAGTTGAAAGAACAGTTGGTCTAATTAAATATTCGGCTGAAGAAGGGATGAGAATTTTTGGAGAAGTATTTGAAGGTGGAAATTATGATGAAGGTTCTAAAAATAAAATAGCAATAGCTAGAAGAGAACCAATGGGTGTTGTACTTGCAATATCTCCATTTAATTATCCAGTAAATTTAGCTGCATCAAAAATAGTTCCAGCATTAATTGCAGGTAATACAGTTGTATTTAAGCCTGCAAGTCAGGGTGTTTTATCTGGGATAGAACTTGTAAAATGTTTTGAAAATGCAGGGTTACCTGAAGATGTATTACAAGTTGTAACAGGTAAAGGATCAGAAATTGGTGATTATTTAAATACACATAAAGAAATTGATTTTATTAATTTTACAGGAAGTACACCAATAGGAGAAAGAATAGGTATACAAGCAAAAATGAAACCAATTTTATTAGAACTTGGTGGAAAAGATGCTGCTATAGTTTTAGAAGATGCAGATTTAGATAAAGCTGCTAAAGATATTGTAGCTGGAGCATTTTCATATTCAGGTCAAAGATGTACAGCAATAAAAAGAGTACTTGTAATGGAAGAAATTGCTGATACTTTGGTTGAAAAGATTAAAGAAAAAGTTTTAAATCTAAAAGTAGGGAATCCTTTTGAAGATGTAGAAATTACCCCTTTAATAGATGAAAAAAGCGCTATTTTTGTTGAGAAATTAATAAATGATGCCATAGAGAAAGGTGCTAAACCTTTAACTTCAATTAAAAGAGAATCAAACTTAATTTATCCTGCTCTTTTAGATAATGTAACAGTAGAAATGGATATAGCTTGGGAAGAACCTTTTGGTCCTGTTTTACCAATTATAAGAGTTAAAAGTGAAGAAGAAGCATTGGAAATTGCAAATAGATCTGAATATGGTTTACAGAGTTCTATATTTACTAAAAATATAGATAAGGCATTAAAATTCGCGAACGAATTAGAAGTAGGTACAGTACATATAAATAATAAAACACAACGTGGACCAGATAATTTCCCTTTTTTAGGGATAAAAAATTCTGGTGCAGGTGTACAAGGTATTAGATATAGTATACTTTCTATGACAAAGGTTAAAACAATAGTATTAGATATTTAA
- a CDS encoding heavy metal translocating P-type ATPase, whose product MKREKFNITGMHCTNCSLNITKNLEKIDGIENVSINLITSRMSVIFDENKINTNDIIDKVKKIGFGIELLKSNNKNQNLEIEDKNNDKRYLLVSIILSILLMYVSMGHMIGLKEPKYSSIIQLIITSIVMYIYRNYYKSGFLALKNKSSNMSTLIAVSTIASYIYSIFNMMIGSKNELYFESIVVILTLVSLGKYIESKIKKNASESIAKMMDLTPKKALIIKDDKEIKIDIEDLEIDDIVLIKSGEVVSCDGIVIEGKGYTDESSITGESRLVEKNINDYVIAASILEKGYLKVKVTKESNDTIIAKVIDLVEEATSSKAPIAKLADKISGILVPTIFIISICTFIFWYFIGGNFAIAVNRAISVLVISCPCALGIATPISIMIGSLKGTQIGVLFKRAELLEIIRDANVILFDKTGTLTKGKPEVIDYFNITNNEKLLDYVFSIEKKSEHHLASSIVKYCEALNSKLIDIDEFNQIEGRGIQAKIKNEKIIIGNEKLMLDNNIDLSNYLKDIENYSKTGKTVILVGINGILNAIITIADDIREDAVVTIQKLKELGIKPIMLTGDNLETARHISKILGIDEIHAELLPNEKYDILVKLQEKNKVIMVGDGINDAPALAKADIGISIGGSTDIAMEISDIVLMKQRLIDIINSINLSKSVIRNIKLSLFWAFIYNFIGIALAAGIFVKLGLTLNPMFAAFAMSISSICVLLNAMTLNMFKGE is encoded by the coding sequence ATGAAAAGAGAAAAATTTAATATAACAGGTATGCATTGTACAAATTGTTCGTTAAATATCACAAAAAATCTTGAAAAAATAGATGGAATTGAGAATGTTAGTATTAATTTAATTACATCACGTATGTCTGTTATATTTGATGAAAATAAAATAAATACTAATGATATTATTGATAAAGTAAAAAAAATTGGTTTTGGAATTGAATTATTAAAAAGTAATAATAAAAATCAAAATTTAGAAATAGAAGATAAAAATAATGATAAAAGATATTTATTAGTCTCGATAATTTTAAGTATTTTGTTAATGTATGTTTCTATGGGTCATATGATAGGGTTAAAGGAACCAAAATATTCTTCAATAATACAATTGATTATTACAAGTATTGTAATGTATATATATAGAAATTATTACAAATCAGGATTTCTTGCATTAAAGAATAAAAGTTCAAATATGTCTACTCTTATTGCAGTAAGTACTATTGCTTCATATATTTATAGTATTTTTAATATGATGATAGGAAGTAAAAATGAATTATATTTTGAGTCTATAGTAGTTATATTAACGCTTGTTAGTTTAGGGAAATATATTGAATCTAAAATAAAGAAAAATGCTTCTGAAAGTATTGCTAAAATGATGGATTTAACACCAAAAAAAGCATTAATAATAAAAGATGATAAAGAAATAAAAATTGATATAGAAGATTTAGAAATAGATGATATTGTATTAATAAAATCAGGTGAAGTAGTTAGCTGTGATGGTATTGTAATAGAAGGAAAAGGATATACGGATGAATCTTCTATAACTGGAGAAAGCAGACTTGTTGAGAAGAATATTAATGATTATGTAATTGCAGCAAGTATATTAGAAAAAGGATATTTAAAAGTAAAAGTTACAAAAGAAAGTAACGATACAATAATAGCTAAGGTTATTGATCTTGTAGAGGAAGCAACTTCAAGTAAAGCACCGATTGCAAAACTTGCAGATAAAATTAGTGGGATTTTAGTACCAACAATATTTATAATATCTATTTGTACATTTATTTTTTGGTATTTTATAGGTGGTAATTTTGCAATTGCAGTAAATAGAGCGATTTCTGTTCTAGTAATTTCATGTCCTTGTGCACTTGGTATTGCAACACCAATTTCAATAATGATAGGTAGTTTAAAAGGAACGCAAATAGGTGTATTATTTAAAAGAGCAGAATTATTAGAAATTATTAGAGATGCCAATGTAATTCTATTTGATAAAACTGGTACTTTAACTAAAGGGAAACCTGAAGTAATAGATTATTTTAATATTACAAATAATGAAAAGCTTTTAGATTATGTATTTAGCATTGAAAAAAAATCAGAACACCATTTAGCGTCATCAATTGTAAAATATTGTGAAGCTTTAAATTCAAAATTAATAGATATTGATGAATTTAATCAAATTGAAGGAAGAGGAATTCAAGCTAAAATTAAAAATGAAAAAATAATAATAGGTAATGAAAAATTAATGTTAGATAATAACATAGATTTATCAAATTATTTAAAAGATATAGAAAATTATTCTAAAACAGGTAAAACAGTTATTCTAGTGGGAATTAATGGGATATTAAATGCAATAATTACAATTGCAGATGATATAAGAGAAGATGCAGTTGTAACAATACAAAAATTAAAGGAATTAGGCATTAAACCAATTATGTTAACTGGTGATAATTTAGAAACCGCAAGACATATTTCTAAAATTTTAGGAATAGATGAGATTCATGCTGAATTACTACCAAATGAAAAGTATGATATTTTAGTTAAGTTACAAGAAAAGAATAAGGTTATAATGGTTGGAGATGGGATAAATGATGCGCCAGCTTTAGCGAAAGCTGATATTGGTATTAGCATTGGTGGATCAACAGATATAGCAATGGAAATATCTGATATAGTATTAATGAAACAAAGACTTATAGATATTATTAATTCGATAAATTTAAGTAAGTCTGTAATAAGAAATATTAAATTAAGTCTTTTTTGGGCATTCATATATAATTTTATTGGTATAGCTTTAGCTGCAGGAATATTTGTTAAATTAGGATTAACATTGAATCCAATGTTTGCAGCATTTGCAATGAGTATAAGTTCTATATGTGTCCTATTAAACGCGATGACTTTAAATATGTTTAAAGGAGAATAA
- a CDS encoding alpha/beta fold hydrolase, whose protein sequence is MEIMKKELFESFDGTQIPYLSYENGNKKKVIMLHGLYEYADRYNDFALKLNDAGYDVYLFEYRGHGDLRESEVADFGDKGITGILNDIKLFIKKKLNHVRNEDIFLIGKGVGGLLSLYLQEDIKLKNSVLISMPIEKKFSIFMGKIITNVEMKFGMKNSFINKFILRTLNRSFVKEGKSAWLNRDKDVVAAYLADDKYLKQGSARLYNNVLSLTAYIKKNIKKINENANIFVVFGTRDALVSETKLKKYMQKINNGKNNIKFLKVKKARHDILFELNKEDIIKQIIEYMDGITNGN, encoded by the coding sequence ATGGAGATAATGAAGAAAGAATTATTTGAAAGTTTTGATGGCACACAAATTCCATATCTTTCATATGAAAATGGTAATAAGAAAAAAGTGATAATGCTACATGGACTTTATGAATATGCAGACAGATATAATGATTTTGCATTAAAATTAAATGATGCAGGTTATGATGTTTATTTATTTGAATATAGAGGTCATGGAGATTTAAGAGAGAGTGAAGTTGCTGATTTTGGTGATAAGGGAATAACTGGAATTTTAAATGATATAAAGTTATTTATAAAGAAAAAATTAAATCATGTTAGAAATGAAGACATATTTTTAATTGGTAAAGGAGTTGGAGGTTTACTAAGCCTATACCTTCAGGAAGATATAAAACTAAAAAATTCTGTTTTAATTTCAATGCCAATAGAAAAGAAATTTTCTATTTTTATGGGTAAAATAATTACAAATGTTGAAATGAAATTTGGTATGAAAAATAGTTTTATTAACAAGTTTATTTTAAGAACTTTAAATAGATCCTTTGTAAAAGAAGGTAAATCTGCATGGTTAAATAGAGATAAAGATGTTGTTGCAGCATATTTAGCAGATGATAAATATTTAAAACAAGGATCTGCAAGACTATATAATAATGTTTTATCACTTACAGCATATATCAAAAAGAATATAAAGAAAATAAATGAAAATGCAAATATTTTTGTTGTTTTTGGTACAAGAGATGCGTTAGTGTCAGAAACTAAATTAAAAAAATATATGCAAAAAATAAATAATGGAAAGAATAATATTAAATTTTTAAAAGTAAAGAAAGCAAGACATGATATATTATTCGAATTAAATAAAGAAGATATAATTAAACAAATAATTGAATATATGGATGGTATTACAAATGGAAATTAA
- the nox gene encoding H2O-forming NADH oxidase, whose protein sequence is MKVVVVGANHAGTATINTILGNYPGTEVVVFDKNNNISFLGCGMALWIGDQIDGSEGLFYSNKEKLESNGAKVYMETEVYNIDFENKVVYARSKCGKEFAEKYDKVILSTGSLPIDLPITGKELENVQYVKLFQNAAEVIEKLKNPDIKHVTVIGAGYIGVELAEAFERKGKKVRLVDSSEDCLSTYYDKEFRTRMNKNLTNHGIELSFGEWLKEIKGRDGKVSGIVTDKGEYATDMVILCAGFRPNTDLLKGKVELFRNGAYLVDKTQKTSQEDVYAVGDCATIYDNSIDDVNYIALATNAVRSGIVAAHNVCGTKLEGIGVQGSNGISIYGLNMLSTGLSEENAKRRGFEVETTTFTDNQKPEFMKTENDAVTLKIVYDKNSRRILGAQMASTLDISLGLHVFSLAIQEKVTIDKFKLLDIFFLPHFNKPYNYFTMTALGAK, encoded by the coding sequence ATGAAAGTAGTAGTTGTAGGTGCAAACCATGCTGGGACAGCAACAATTAATACAATTTTAGGAAACTATCCAGGTACTGAAGTAGTAGTATTTGATAAAAATAACAATATAAGTTTCTTAGGATGTGGTATGGCATTATGGATAGGAGATCAAATTGATGGTTCAGAAGGATTATTCTATTCAAATAAAGAAAAATTAGAATCTAACGGAGCAAAAGTTTATATGGAAACTGAAGTTTATAATATAGATTTTGAAAACAAAGTAGTTTATGCAAGAAGTAAATGTGGAAAAGAGTTTGCAGAAAAATATGATAAAGTTATACTTTCTACAGGGTCTTTACCAATTGATTTACCAATAACTGGTAAAGAGTTAGAAAATGTACAATATGTTAAATTATTCCAAAATGCAGCTGAAGTAATTGAAAAATTAAAAAATCCTGATATTAAACACGTTACTGTAATAGGTGCAGGATATATCGGAGTAGAATTAGCAGAAGCATTTGAAAGAAAAGGTAAAAAAGTAAGATTAGTAGATTCTTCTGAAGATTGTTTATCAACTTATTATGATAAAGAATTTAGAACAAGAATGAATAAAAATTTAACTAACCATGGAATTGAATTATCATTTGGTGAATGGTTAAAAGAAATTAAAGGTAGAGATGGAAAAGTTTCTGGAATTGTAACAGATAAAGGTGAATATGCAACTGATATGGTAATATTATGTGCAGGATTTAGACCTAATACAGATTTATTAAAAGGAAAAGTTGAGTTATTCAGAAATGGAGCTTACTTAGTTGATAAAACACAAAAAACATCACAAGAAGATGTATATGCAGTAGGAGATTGTGCTACTATATATGATAACTCTATTGATGATGTAAATTATATTGCATTAGCAACTAATGCTGTAAGAAGTGGAATAGTTGCTGCTCATAATGTATGCGGAACTAAATTAGAAGGTATTGGAGTTCAAGGATCAAATGGAATTTCAATTTATGGATTAAATATGCTTTCAACAGGATTATCTGAAGAAAATGCTAAGAGACGTGGATTTGAAGTAGAAACAACAACATTTACTGATAATCAAAAACCTGAATTTATGAAAACTGAAAATGATGCAGTTACATTAAAAATAGTATATGATAAAAATTCAAGAAGAATCTTAGGAGCACAAATGGCTTCTACATTAGATATCTCACTTGGATTACATGTGTTCTCACTTGCAATTCAAGAAAAAGTAACAATAGATAAATTTAAATTGTTAGATATCTTCTTCTTACCACACTTCAATAAACCATATAACTATTTCACAATGACTGCATTAGGAGCAAAATAG
- the trxA gene encoding thioredoxin, which yields MSKVLHLGAAEQLKEIFEKEPVVLVDFFATWCGPCKRLGPVLDELSEEADFAIVKIDVDQFPELAGEYGVRSIPTLFVVKNGEKVATDLGFKTKDELITLVKG from the coding sequence ATGAGTAAAGTATTACATTTAGGTGCTGCAGAGCAATTAAAAGAAATTTTTGAAAAAGAACCAGTTGTATTAGTTGATTTCTTTGCAACTTGGTGTGGACCTTGTAAAAGATTAGGACCAGTTTTAGACGAATTAAGTGAAGAAGCTGATTTTGCAATCGTTAAAATAGATGTAGATCAATTCCCAGAATTAGCAGGAGAATATGGTGTAAGAAGTATTCCTACGTTATTCGTTGTTAAAAATGGTGAAAAAGTTGCTACAGATTTAGGGTTCAAAACTAAAGATGAATTAATAACTTTAGTAAAAGGATAA
- a CDS encoding ROK family protein, which translates to MKYFGGIDLGGTNSKIGILDENGTIVYSTIVKTESDLGYEETVKKLSDHLKYGLEKNGIKYDDFVALGVGVPGPIVNKSTVLMWANFPWPANLNLAKEFENQLLKPVFIDNDVNVITLGELWVGAAKGYKNVLGMAIGTGIGGGVVVNGEIISGKNGASGEIGHIPLEKKGRLCGCGKRGCFEAYASATGIARIAKDRLEVNKNNMLYNITRDRLPEAKDVFDCAKQGDKLSLEIIEETAEYLAMGISSALTILDSDIVVIGGGVALAGDFLTDKIKKYLPEYLITSIEKNVEIKIAKLGNDAGIYGAAYLAMQSVK; encoded by the coding sequence ATGAAATATTTTGGAGGAATTGATTTAGGAGGAACGAATTCTAAAATTGGTATTTTAGATGAAAACGGAACTATTGTATATTCGACAATAGTGAAGACAGAATCAGATTTAGGTTACGAAGAAACAGTAAAAAAATTATCGGACCATTTAAAATATGGATTAGAAAAAAATGGTATTAAATATGATGATTTTGTTGCATTAGGTGTAGGAGTACCTGGACCAATTGTAAATAAATCAACTGTATTAATGTGGGCTAATTTTCCTTGGCCAGCAAATTTAAATTTAGCTAAAGAATTTGAAAATCAATTATTAAAACCTGTATTCATTGACAATGATGTTAATGTTATTACTCTTGGGGAGTTATGGGTTGGAGCAGCAAAAGGATATAAAAATGTGCTTGGAATGGCTATAGGTACAGGAATAGGTGGAGGAGTTGTTGTTAATGGAGAAATTATCTCTGGTAAAAACGGTGCTTCTGGTGAAATAGGACATATTCCATTAGAGAAAAAAGGAAGATTATGTGGTTGTGGAAAAAGAGGATGTTTTGAAGCTTATGCCTCTGCAACTGGTATAGCTAGAATTGCAAAAGATAGATTAGAAGTAAATAAAAATAATATGTTATATAATATCACAAGAGATAGATTACCTGAAGCAAAAGATGTATTTGATTGTGCAAAACAAGGAGATAAGTTATCTTTAGAAATTATTGAAGAAACTGCAGAATATTTAGCTATGGGTATCAGTTCAGCATTAACAATATTAGATTCTGATATTGTAGTTATTGGTGGTGGAGTTGCTCTTGCAGGTGATTTCTTGACTGATAAAATTAAGAAATATTTACCAGAATATTTAATAACATCTATTGAAAAAAATGTAGAAATAAAAATTGCAAAACTTGGTAATGATGCTGGTATTTATGGTGCAGCTTATCTAGCGATGCAGTCAGTAAAGTAG